A window of the Streptomyces formicae genome harbors these coding sequences:
- a CDS encoding N-acetylglucosamine kinase: protein MTDSLSQVLVIGVDAGGTRVRARAAEARSGAVVGEGTGGPGNALSVERDALTRHLATALAGAVPAGLGGSVAAVVGGFAGGAVDGGSGRGLELAVRCLGDALSAVGASPAALEVYGDVDVAFASGRGVPADGLVVIAGTGAVAARVAGRRAVRTADGDGWLLGDAGSGFWLGREALTAVLRAFDGRGPGTALVEPLLAHCLGYEEGPPESWAGRRALRERLIAYAFTGHPVRLAALSPFVAAAGAAGDEVAGALLDRAADQLAATVRALAPRPGEPLVTTGGLLGPHGPLLERLAARTGELGLRPEPVPDGTAGAVELARLLT, encoded by the coding sequence ATGACGGATTCTCTCAGCCAGGTCCTGGTCATCGGCGTCGACGCGGGCGGCACCCGGGTCCGGGCACGCGCGGCGGAGGCGCGCAGCGGTGCCGTCGTCGGCGAGGGCACGGGCGGGCCCGGCAACGCGCTGAGCGTCGAGCGCGACGCTCTCACCCGCCATCTCGCCACCGCTCTCGCCGGTGCCGTGCCGGCCGGGCTCGGCGGCTCGGTCGCAGCCGTCGTGGGCGGCTTCGCCGGCGGAGCGGTCGACGGGGGTTCCGGCAGGGGGCTCGAACTCGCCGTCCGCTGCCTCGGCGACGCGCTCTCCGCGGTGGGCGCGTCGCCCGCGGCGCTGGAGGTGTACGGAGACGTGGACGTCGCCTTCGCCTCGGGCCGGGGCGTTCCCGCCGACGGGCTCGTCGTGATCGCCGGGACCGGGGCGGTCGCCGCGCGCGTGGCGGGCCGCCGGGCGGTGCGCACGGCCGACGGGGACGGCTGGCTGCTGGGTGACGCGGGCAGCGGGTTCTGGCTGGGCCGCGAGGCGCTGACCGCGGTGCTGCGGGCGTTCGACGGGCGCGGGCCGGGGACCGCGCTGGTGGAGCCGCTGCTCGCGCACTGCCTGGGGTACGAGGAAGGGCCGCCGGAGTCCTGGGCCGGACGCAGGGCGCTCCGGGAGCGCCTCATCGCATACGCCTTCACGGGCCACCCGGTGCGGCTCGCGGCGCTCAGCCCTTTCGTGGCGGCGGCCGGCGCGGCGGGGGACGAGGTGGCCGGCGCCCTGCTCGACCGCGCCGCCGACCAACTGGCCGCCACCGTGCGCGCGTTGGCGCCCCGCCCCGGAGAGCCGCTGGTCACAACGGGTGGACTGCTCGGACCGCACGGGCCGCTGCTGGAGCGACTGGCCGCGCGCACCGGGGAGTTGGGGCTGCGGCCCGAGCCCGTACCGGACGGCACGGCCGGGGCGGTGGAGCTCGCCCGGCTCTTGACGTGA
- a CDS encoding MurR/RpiR family transcriptional regulator produces the protein MITALIRSELPRLTGSLRRVGEHVLADPPGVTSVSAAELGRRTGTSQASVTRFCRALGLDSYQHLLLELAKEQGGRTSDERPLGPGIGPDDPLDHVVAVVAQADLQALRQTAESLDRDALERAAQAVARARRVDVYGVGASGIVARETEARLFGIGCAARSWTEVHAAETSAALLTPADTVVALSHSGATREVLSPLQLAAERGAATVAVTGDPRSAIAAAASVHLTSTSAETSFRRGGFGTRHSVLLILDCLFARVAQLTYERATASLALTAHIGEAHAVRTRRR, from the coding sequence ATGATCACCGCGCTGATCCGCTCCGAGCTGCCGCGGCTGACGGGCTCCCTGCGCAGGGTCGGTGAACACGTCCTGGCCGATCCCCCAGGGGTCACCTCCGTCTCCGCCGCCGAGCTCGGCCGCAGGACCGGCACGTCCCAGGCGTCCGTGACCCGCTTCTGCCGGGCGCTCGGCCTCGACTCGTACCAGCACCTGCTGCTCGAACTCGCCAAGGAGCAGGGCGGCCGGACCTCCGACGAGCGCCCACTCGGCCCCGGAATCGGCCCGGACGACCCCTTGGACCACGTCGTCGCCGTCGTCGCCCAGGCCGATCTCCAGGCCCTGCGGCAGACCGCGGAGAGCCTCGACCGGGACGCCCTGGAACGTGCCGCGCAGGCCGTCGCCCGCGCCCGCCGCGTCGACGTGTACGGGGTGGGCGCCTCCGGCATCGTGGCGCGCGAGACGGAGGCCAGGCTCTTCGGTATCGGATGCGCCGCCCGGAGCTGGACCGAGGTGCATGCGGCGGAGACCTCCGCGGCCCTTCTGACGCCCGCCGACACGGTGGTGGCCCTGTCCCACTCCGGGGCCACCCGCGAGGTCCTCAGCCCGCTCCAGCTCGCCGCCGAGCGGGGCGCCGCGACCGTGGCCGTCACCGGCGATCCGCGCTCGGCCATCGCCGCCGCCGCGTCGGTCCATCTCACCTCGACGTCGGCGGAGACCAGCTTCCGGCGCGGCGGCTTCGGCACCCGGCACTCGGTCCTGCTGATCCTCGACTGCCTCTTCGCGCGGGTGGCCCAGCTGACCTACGAACGGGCCACCGCCTCGCTCGCGTTGACCGCCCACATCGGCGAGGCGCACGCCGTCCGCACCCGGCGCCGCTGA
- a CDS encoding RNA polymerase-binding protein RbpA, with the protein MASGNAIRGSRVGAGPMGEAERGESAPRLRISFWCSNGHETQPSFASDAQVPDSWDCPRCGFPAGQDRDNPPDPPRTEPYKTHLAYVRERRSDADGEAILAEALAKLRGEI; encoded by the coding sequence GTGGCAAGTGGCAACGCGATCCGGGGAAGCCGGGTCGGAGCGGGGCCGATGGGGGAGGCCGAGCGGGGCGAGTCCGCACCGCGTCTCCGCATCTCCTTCTGGTGCTCGAACGGGCACGAGACGCAGCCGAGCTTCGCCAGCGACGCGCAGGTTCCCGACAGCTGGGACTGCCCGCGCTGCGGGTTCCCGGCCGGCCAGGACCGGGACAACCCGCCGGACCCGCCGCGCACCGAGCCGTACAAGACGCACCTGGCCTATGTGCGCGAGCGGCGCAGCGACGCGGACGGGGAGGCGATCCTCGCCGAGGCGCTCGCCAAGCTCCGGGGCGAGATCTGA
- the secG gene encoding preprotein translocase subunit SecG, whose product MGFSIALIVFSLLLMLLVLMHKGKGGGLSDMFGGGMQSSVGGSSVAERNLDRITVVLGLLWFACIVVLGLLMKLDI is encoded by the coding sequence ATGGGGTTCTCGATCGCCCTGATCGTCTTCAGCCTGCTGCTGATGCTGCTGGTGCTGATGCACAAGGGGAAGGGCGGCGGCCTCTCCGACATGTTCGGTGGCGGCATGCAGTCCTCCGTCGGCGGCTCCTCGGTCGCCGAGCGCAACCTCGACCGCATCACCGTCGTGCTCGGTCTGCTGTGGTTTGCGTGCATTGTCGTACTTGGTCTGCTCATGAAGCTGGACATCTGA
- the tpiA gene encoding triose-phosphate isomerase, with product MSTRTPLMAGNWKMNLNHLEAIAHVQKLAFALADKDYDAVEVAVLPPFTDLRSVQTLVDGDKLKIKYGAQDISAFDSGAYTGEISGPMLSKLKCTYVAVGHSERRQYHAESDELCNAKVKAAFKHGLTPILCVGEGLDVRKAGQQVQYTLNQIDGGLKDVPAEQAETIVIAYEPVWAIGTGEVATPEDAQEVCGAIRGRLAELYSQELADKVRIQYGGSVKAGNVAAIMAQPDVDGALVGGAALDSDEFVKIVRFRDQ from the coding sequence ATGAGCACCCGTACCCCGCTGATGGCGGGCAACTGGAAGATGAACCTCAACCACCTCGAGGCCATCGCCCACGTCCAGAAGCTCGCCTTCGCCCTCGCCGACAAGGACTACGACGCCGTCGAGGTCGCCGTTCTGCCGCCCTTCACCGATCTGCGCTCGGTGCAGACCCTGGTGGACGGCGACAAGCTCAAGATCAAGTACGGCGCCCAGGACATCTCGGCGTTCGACTCCGGTGCCTACACCGGCGAGATCTCGGGCCCCATGCTGTCCAAGCTCAAGTGCACCTACGTCGCGGTCGGTCACTCCGAGCGACGCCAGTACCACGCCGAGTCGGACGAGCTCTGCAACGCCAAGGTGAAGGCCGCCTTCAAGCACGGCCTGACCCCGATCCTCTGCGTCGGCGAGGGCCTGGACGTCCGCAAGGCCGGCCAGCAGGTGCAGTACACGCTGAACCAGATCGACGGCGGTCTGAAGGACGTCCCGGCCGAGCAGGCCGAGACCATCGTGATCGCGTACGAGCCGGTCTGGGCCATCGGTACCGGCGAGGTGGCCACCCCGGAGGACGCCCAGGAGGTCTGCGGGGCGATCCGCGGCCGGCTGGCCGAGCTCTACAGCCAGGAGCTGGCCGACAAGGTGCGGATCCAGTACGGCGGCTCGGTGAAGGCCGGCAACGTCGCCGCGATCATGGCGCAGCCCGACGTGGACGGCGCTCTGGTCGGCGGGGCGGCACTGGACTCCGACGAGTTCGTCAAGATCGTCCGCTTCCGCGACCAGTGA
- a CDS encoding phosphoglycerate kinase — MKTIDELLAEGVAGKRVFVRADLNVPLDGTTITDDGRIRAVLPTVKALADAGARVVVASHLGRPKGAPDPAFTLAPAATRLGELLGTDVAFATDTVGDSARTTVDGLADGGVAVIENLRFNAGETAKDDAERGAFADQLAALADVYVGDGFGAVHRKHASVYDLPARLPHAAGYLIATEVGVLKKLTEDVKRPYVVVLGGAKVSDKLAVIDELLGKADRLLIGGGMAYTFLKAKGYEVGISLLQEDQIPVVTEYMERAEKNGVELVLPVDVLASTEFPDLKTKAPAEYTTVDADKIPSDQEGLDVGPKTRELYASKIADARTVFWNGPLGVFEHPEYAGGTREIAQALVDSKAFTVVGGGDSAAAVRTLGFDENAFGHISTGGGASLEYLEGKTLPGLAALED; from the coding sequence ATGAAGACGATCGACGAACTTCTCGCCGAAGGCGTCGCCGGCAAGCGGGTCTTCGTCCGCGCCGACCTCAATGTGCCGCTCGACGGCACGACGATCACCGACGACGGCCGTATCCGCGCCGTGCTGCCGACCGTGAAGGCCCTCGCCGACGCGGGCGCCCGGGTCGTCGTCGCCTCGCACCTGGGCCGCCCCAAGGGCGCCCCGGACCCGGCCTTCACGCTCGCCCCGGCCGCCACGCGCCTCGGTGAACTGCTGGGTACCGACGTGGCGTTCGCGACCGACACGGTCGGCGACTCGGCCCGTACGACCGTGGACGGGCTCGCCGACGGCGGCGTCGCCGTCATCGAGAACCTCCGCTTCAACGCCGGCGAGACGGCCAAGGACGACGCCGAGCGCGGCGCCTTCGCCGACCAGCTCGCCGCCCTCGCCGATGTGTACGTCGGCGACGGCTTCGGCGCCGTCCACCGCAAGCACGCCTCGGTGTACGACCTCCCGGCCCGGCTGCCGCACGCCGCCGGCTATCTGATCGCCACCGAGGTCGGCGTCCTGAAGAAGCTCACCGAGGACGTCAAGCGGCCGTACGTGGTCGTCCTCGGCGGCGCCAAGGTCTCCGACAAGCTCGCCGTCATCGACGAGCTGCTCGGCAAGGCCGACCGCCTGCTCATCGGCGGCGGCATGGCCTACACCTTCCTCAAGGCCAAGGGGTACGAGGTCGGCATCTCGCTCCTCCAGGAGGACCAGATCCCGGTCGTGACCGAGTACATGGAGCGCGCCGAGAAGAACGGCGTCGAGCTGGTGCTGCCGGTCGACGTCCTCGCCTCGACGGAGTTTCCCGACCTGAAGACCAAGGCGCCGGCCGAGTACACCACGGTCGACGCCGACAAGATCCCCTCCGACCAGGAGGGCCTGGACGTCGGCCCGAAGACGCGCGAGCTGTACGCGTCCAAGATCGCCGACGCCCGGACCGTGTTCTGGAACGGCCCGCTGGGCGTCTTCGAGCACCCCGAGTACGCGGGCGGTACCCGCGAGATCGCCCAGGCGCTCGTGGACAGCAAGGCCTTCACCGTCGTCGGCGGTGGCGACTCGGCCGCCGCCGTCCGCACCCTGGGCTTCGACGAGAACGCATTCGGCCACATCTCCACCGGTGGCGGCGCGAGCCTCGAGTACCTCGAGGGCAAGACGCTTCCCGGCCTCGCCGCACTCGAGGACTGA
- the gap gene encoding type I glyceraldehyde-3-phosphate dehydrogenase: MTIRVGINGFGRIGRNYFRALLEQGADIEIVAVNDLGDTATTAHLLKYDTILGRLKAEVSHTADTITVDGHTIKVLSERNPADIPWGELGVDIVIESTGIFTKKADAEKHIAGGAKKVLISAPATDEDITIVMGVNQDKYDAAKHNVISNASCTTNCVAPMAKVLDESFGIVKGMMTTVHAYTNDQRILDFPHKDLRRARAAAENIIPTSTGAAKATALVLPQLKGKLDGIAMRVPVPTGSVTDLVLELDREVTKDEINSAFQKAAEGQLKGILDYTEDPIVSSDIVNWPASCTFDSKLTMVQGKQVKVVGWYDNEWGYSNRLVDLTVFVGGKL; the protein is encoded by the coding sequence GTGACGATCCGCGTAGGCATCAACGGCTTTGGCCGCATCGGTCGTAACTACTTCCGCGCGCTGCTGGAGCAGGGTGCTGACATCGAGATCGTGGCTGTCAACGACCTGGGTGACACCGCGACCACTGCTCATCTGCTGAAGTACGACACCATCCTCGGCCGCCTCAAGGCCGAGGTCAGCCACACCGCCGACACCATCACGGTCGACGGCCACACCATCAAGGTGCTCTCCGAGCGCAACCCGGCCGACATCCCCTGGGGCGAGCTGGGCGTCGACATCGTCATCGAGTCGACCGGCATCTTCACGAAGAAGGCCGACGCCGAGAAGCACATCGCCGGCGGCGCGAAGAAGGTCCTCATCTCGGCTCCGGCCACCGACGAGGACATCACCATCGTCATGGGCGTCAACCAGGACAAGTACGACGCGGCCAAGCACAACGTCATCTCCAACGCCTCCTGCACCACCAACTGTGTGGCGCCGATGGCCAAGGTCCTCGACGAGAGCTTCGGCATCGTCAAGGGCATGATGACCACGGTCCACGCGTACACGAACGACCAGCGCATCCTGGACTTCCCGCACAAGGACCTGCGCCGCGCCCGCGCCGCCGCGGAGAACATCATCCCGACCTCCACCGGTGCCGCGAAGGCCACCGCGCTGGTCCTTCCGCAGCTCAAGGGCAAGCTGGACGGCATCGCCATGCGCGTCCCGGTCCCCACCGGCTCCGTGACCGACCTGGTCCTGGAGCTCGACCGCGAGGTCACCAAGGACGAGATCAACTCCGCCTTCCAGAAGGCCGCCGAGGGTCAGCTGAAGGGCATCCTGGACTACACCGAGGACCCGATCGTCTCCTCGGACATCGTCAACTGGCCGGCTTCCTGCACCTTCGACTCGAAGCTGACCATGGTCCAGGGCAAGCAGGTCAAGGTCGTCGGCTGGTACGACAACGAGTGGGGCTACTCCAACCGCCTCGTCGACCTGACCGTCTTCGTCGGCGGCAAGCTCTGA
- a CDS encoding M14 family metallopeptidase: protein MRRTARSMLAATSLLIAALAAAPLAQADPGPAGGDDADLSVWHAKVTKAQVPLLLAAGADGHELTEQVPDKGTATIELYLTDDQAGDLREQGVVVAEHTVPATARQRVAAAGDGVFRPYSGKGGLREEILETARANPSLTKVVSIGKSLKGQDILALKLTRDAKKYRDGAKPATLYLSNQHAREWITPEMTRRLLHHYLANYGKDPRVTRIVDSTELWFVLSANPDGYDYTHAPDGDRQWRKNLRDNNGDGKTTPGDGVDLNRNFAYKWGYDNEGSSPDPADETYRGRGPGSEPETKALDAFQKRIGFEYGINYHSAAQLLLYGVGWQVASPTPDDVLYKSLAGTPEESAVPGYRPQLSSELYTTNGEADGHAANVNGTMMFTPEMSTCATASRVDPNDPWEPGDCASVFTFPDDEKLIQQEFAKNIPFALAVAETAAHPDRPSSPVGIEAPDFTPDAFAVSYARGDQEVSVTARKSLRDKELNYRINGGRPHDEDLRAWKGGETFGGEDNLRFDQYRADVEDAGPGDTVEVWFTGRTRDGKRVASTPFTYTVAERPRADTLVVAEEGGTTAARHTAAYTQALAANGHRAAVWDVAAQGTPHALGVLSHFDTVVWYTGASRPSGPVMLAVRDFVNEGGKLINAGEENGGAVDIGRADSDDFAQYYLGAYRRAALTSPPGFAGTGAFAGTKAVLGDTAADPLDAAGAYTVTSDTLKPDEFPQFRSTAAGDYPGVRTPFEPYEGTSFAAALHADDSWTRLSRTVDLTGTAAAAQPTLRFQLSYDTEGDYDNVVVEARTVGQDDWTTLPDINGGTTTGTPAQCEEGFYINGHPFLARYLTIQGDSCVPTGTTGAWNRFTGSSNGWRPVAVDLGAYAGKQVELSLSYISDPGTGGLGVFADDTSLVIGGTPQGEEGFETSLGPWSVTGPPPGSPGNGVGWARSPALFHSYAAVTTRDTVLLGFGLEHVVSAAERKQLMGRALAALHR, encoded by the coding sequence ATGAGACGCACCGCGAGATCGATGCTCGCCGCCACCTCACTCCTCATCGCCGCACTCGCAGCCGCACCACTCGCCCAGGCCGACCCCGGCCCCGCGGGCGGGGACGACGCCGACCTCTCCGTATGGCATGCGAAGGTCACCAAGGCGCAGGTGCCACTCCTCCTCGCGGCCGGGGCCGACGGCCATGAACTGACCGAGCAGGTACCCGACAAGGGCACCGCCACCATCGAGCTGTACCTCACCGACGACCAGGCCGGTGACCTCCGCGAACAAGGTGTGGTGGTGGCCGAGCACACCGTCCCCGCGACGGCGCGGCAGCGCGTCGCAGCCGCCGGGGACGGGGTCTTCCGCCCGTACAGCGGCAAGGGCGGCCTCCGCGAGGAGATCCTCGAAACCGCCCGCGCCAACCCCTCGCTCACCAAGGTCGTGAGCATCGGCAAGAGCCTCAAGGGCCAGGACATCCTCGCCCTCAAGCTCACCAGGGACGCCAAGAAGTACCGCGACGGCGCCAAGCCGGCCACCCTCTACCTCTCCAACCAGCACGCCCGTGAGTGGATCACCCCGGAGATGACCCGCCGGCTGCTCCACCACTACCTCGCGAACTACGGCAAGGACCCGCGCGTCACCAGGATCGTGGACAGCACCGAGCTGTGGTTCGTGCTCTCCGCCAACCCCGACGGCTACGACTACACGCACGCGCCCGACGGCGACCGCCAGTGGCGCAAGAACCTCCGCGACAACAACGGCGACGGGAAGACCACTCCGGGCGACGGCGTCGACCTCAACCGCAACTTCGCCTACAAGTGGGGCTACGACAACGAGGGTTCGTCCCCGGATCCCGCCGACGAGACCTACCGTGGCAGAGGTCCGGGCTCCGAGCCCGAGACCAAGGCGCTCGACGCCTTCCAGAAGCGCATCGGCTTCGAGTACGGCATCAACTACCACTCCGCCGCCCAGCTGCTGCTCTACGGCGTCGGCTGGCAGGTCGCGTCCCCGACCCCGGACGACGTCCTGTACAAGTCCCTCGCCGGTACGCCGGAGGAGTCCGCCGTCCCGGGCTACCGCCCGCAGCTCTCCTCCGAGCTGTACACCACCAACGGCGAGGCGGACGGCCACGCCGCCAACGTCAACGGCACGATGATGTTCACCCCGGAGATGTCGACCTGCGCCACCGCCTCCCGCGTGGACCCCAACGACCCCTGGGAACCCGGCGACTGCGCCTCCGTCTTCACCTTCCCCGACGACGAGAAGCTGATCCAGCAGGAGTTCGCCAAGAACATCCCCTTCGCGCTCGCCGTCGCCGAGACCGCCGCCCATCCCGACCGGCCGTCGTCGCCGGTCGGCATCGAGGCCCCGGACTTCACCCCGGACGCGTTCGCGGTGTCGTACGCACGCGGTGACCAGGAGGTCTCCGTCACCGCCCGCAAGTCACTGCGCGACAAGGAGCTCAACTACCGCATCAACGGGGGCCGCCCGCACGACGAGGACCTGAGGGCGTGGAAGGGCGGCGAGACCTTCGGCGGTGAGGACAACCTCCGCTTCGACCAGTACCGCGCCGACGTCGAGGACGCCGGGCCCGGCGACACGGTCGAGGTCTGGTTCACCGGCCGCACCCGGGACGGCAAGCGGGTCGCCAGCACCCCGTTCACGTACACCGTCGCCGAACGGCCCCGCGCCGACACCCTCGTCGTCGCCGAGGAGGGCGGCACCACCGCCGCCCGGCACACGGCCGCCTACACCCAGGCGCTCGCCGCCAACGGTCACCGGGCCGCCGTCTGGGACGTCGCCGCCCAGGGCACGCCGCACGCCCTCGGCGTCCTGTCCCACTTCGACACCGTCGTCTGGTACACCGGCGCGAGCAGGCCGTCGGGTCCGGTGATGCTCGCCGTCCGCGACTTCGTCAACGAGGGCGGCAAGCTGATCAACGCCGGTGAGGAGAACGGCGGCGCCGTCGACATCGGCCGCGCCGACTCCGACGACTTCGCCCAGTACTACCTCGGGGCGTACCGCCGCGCCGCACTCACGTCCCCGCCCGGCTTCGCCGGCACCGGGGCCTTCGCCGGCACGAAGGCCGTCCTCGGGGACACGGCGGCCGATCCGCTGGACGCGGCGGGCGCGTACACCGTCACCTCCGACACCCTGAAGCCGGACGAGTTCCCGCAGTTCCGCAGCACCGCGGCGGGCGACTACCCGGGCGTACGGACCCCCTTCGAGCCGTACGAAGGCACGAGCTTCGCCGCCGCCCTGCACGCCGACGACTCCTGGACGCGGCTGAGCCGGACCGTCGACCTGACCGGCACGGCGGCCGCGGCGCAGCCCACCCTCCGGTTCCAGCTCAGCTACGACACCGAAGGGGACTACGACAACGTGGTCGTCGAGGCCCGCACCGTGGGCCAGGACGACTGGACGACGCTCCCCGACATCAACGGCGGCACCACCACAGGCACGCCCGCCCAGTGCGAGGAGGGCTTCTACATCAACGGGCACCCGTTCCTCGCGCGCTACCTCACCATCCAGGGCGACAGCTGCGTGCCGACCGGTACCACCGGCGCCTGGAACCGCTTCACCGGCAGCTCCAACGGCTGGCGGCCGGTCGCCGTCGACCTCGGCGCCTACGCGGGCAAGCAGGTCGAGCTGTCCCTCTCCTACATCTCCGATCCGGGCACCGGCGGTCTCGGTGTCTTCGCCGACGACACGAGCCTCGTCATCGGCGGCACCCCGCAGGGCGAGGAGGGCTTCGAGACCTCCCTCGGCCCCTGGAGCGTGACCGGACCGCCGCCCGGCAGCCCGGGGAACGGCGTGGGCTGGGCCCGCTCTCCGGCCCTGTTCCACTCGTACGCGGCCGTCACCACGCGCGACACCGTGCTCCTCGGCTTCGGCCTGGAACACGTGGTGAGCGCGGCCGAACGCAAGCAGCTGATGGGCAGGGCACTCGCCGCCCTGCACCGCTGA
- the whiA gene encoding DNA-binding protein WhiA, translating into MAMTAAVKDEISRLPVTRTCCRKAEVSAILRFAGGLHLVSGRIVIEAELDTGIAARRLRKDILEIFGHSSDLVVMAPGGLRRGSRYVVRVVAGGDQLARQTGLVDGRGRPIRGLPPQVVSGATCDAEAAWRGAFLAHGSLTEPGRSSSLEVTCPGPEAALALVGAARRLSIAAKAREVRGVDRVVVRDGDAIGALLTRLGAHESVLAWEERRMRREVRATANRLANFDDANLRRSARAAVAAGARVQRALEILGEEVPEHLAAAGRLRMEHKQASLEELGALADPPLTKDAVAGRIRRLLAMADKRAQDLGIPGTESSLTEEMAEGLVG; encoded by the coding sequence ATGGCGATGACGGCAGCGGTGAAGGACGAAATCTCCCGGCTCCCCGTCACCCGGACCTGCTGCAGAAAGGCGGAGGTCTCGGCGATCCTGCGGTTTGCGGGCGGGCTGCACCTGGTCAGCGGCCGCATCGTGATCGAGGCGGAGCTGGACACGGGCATCGCGGCGCGCAGGCTCCGCAAGGACATCCTGGAGATCTTCGGGCACTCATCGGATCTGGTGGTGATGGCGCCCGGCGGGCTGCGGCGCGGCTCGCGGTACGTCGTACGGGTCGTGGCGGGCGGCGACCAGCTGGCCCGGCAGACCGGACTCGTCGACGGCCGCGGCCGGCCGATCCGCGGGCTGCCCCCGCAGGTCGTCTCCGGTGCCACGTGCGACGCCGAGGCGGCGTGGCGCGGGGCATTCCTGGCGCACGGCTCGCTGACCGAGCCCGGCCGCTCGTCCTCGCTGGAGGTCACCTGCCCGGGCCCGGAGGCCGCGCTCGCACTCGTCGGCGCGGCCCGGCGGCTCTCAATCGCCGCGAAGGCCCGTGAGGTGCGCGGTGTCGACCGCGTCGTGGTCCGCGACGGCGACGCGATCGGGGCGCTGCTGACCCGGCTCGGGGCGCACGAGTCGGTGCTGGCCTGGGAGGAACGCCGGATGCGCCGCGAGGTCCGCGCCACGGCGAACCGCCTGGCCAACTTCGACGACGCGAACCTGCGCCGCTCGGCGCGTGCGGCGGTGGCCGCGGGGGCGCGGGTGCAGCGTGCGCTGGAGATCCTCGGGGAGGAGGTCCCCGAGCACCTCGCGGCGGCGGGCCGGCTGCGCATGGAGCACAAGCAGGCGTCGCTGGAGGAGCTGGGGGCGCTCGCGGACCCGCCGCTGACGAAGGACGCGGTGGCGGGCCGGATCCGCCGACTGCTGGCGATGGCGGACAAGCGGGCGCAGGACCTGGGGATTCCGGGCACGGAGTCCAGCCTCACGGAGGAAATGGCCGAGGGCCTGGTGGGCTGA
- the rapZ gene encoding RNase adapter RapZ: MSTGTTTEPGQAADAAIPELVIISGMSGAGRSTAAKCLEDLGWFVVDNLPPALIPTMVELGARSQGNVARIAVVVDVRGRRFFDNLRQSLADLDAKQVTRRIVFLESSDEALVRRFESVRRPHPLQGDGRIVDGIAAERDLLRELRGDADLVIDTSSLNVHELRAKMDAQFAGDEEPELRATVMSFGYKYGLPVDADLVVDCRFLPNPHWVPELRPFTGLNEEVSAYVFDQPGAKEFLNQYTELLQLIAAGYRREGKRYVTIAVGCTGGKHRSVAMSEKLAARLGSEGIETVVVHRDMGRE, encoded by the coding sequence GTGAGTACGGGTACGACGACCGAGCCCGGGCAGGCCGCCGACGCGGCCATCCCCGAGCTGGTGATCATCTCCGGTATGTCGGGCGCGGGCCGCAGTACCGCGGCGAAGTGCCTGGAGGACCTCGGCTGGTTCGTCGTCGACAACCTGCCGCCCGCGCTGATCCCCACCATGGTGGAGCTCGGCGCCCGGTCCCAGGGCAACGTGGCCCGTATCGCCGTCGTCGTGGACGTCCGCGGCCGGCGGTTCTTCGACAACCTCCGCCAGTCCCTGGCGGACCTCGACGCCAAGCAGGTCACGCGGCGGATCGTGTTCCTGGAGTCCTCCGACGAGGCGCTCGTGCGCCGCTTCGAGTCCGTGCGCCGTCCGCACCCGTTGCAGGGCGACGGCCGGATCGTCGACGGCATCGCCGCCGAGCGGGACCTCCTGCGGGAGCTGCGCGGCGACGCCGACCTGGTGATCGACACCTCCAGCCTCAACGTCCACGAGCTGCGCGCCAAGATGGACGCCCAGTTCGCGGGTGACGAGGAGCCCGAGCTGCGGGCCACCGTCATGTCGTTCGGCTACAAGTACGGCCTGCCGGTCGACGCCGACCTCGTGGTGGACTGCCGCTTCCTGCCGAACCCGCACTGGGTCCCGGAGCTGCGCCCCTTCACCGGCCTGAACGAGGAGGTGTCGGCCTACGTCTTCGACCAGCCGGGCGCCAAGGAGTTCCTCAACCAGTACACCGAACTGCTCCAGCTGATCGCGGCGGGCTACCGCCGCGAGGGCAAGCGGTACGTGACCATCGCCGTCGGCTGCACCGGCGGCAAGCACCGCTCCGTCGCCATGTCCGAGAAGCTCGCCGCACGTCTCGGCTCCGAGGGGATCGAGACCGTCGTCGTCCACCGGGACATGGGGCGCGAGTGA